In Pogoniulus pusillus isolate bPogPus1 chromosome 2, bPogPus1.pri, whole genome shotgun sequence, the following are encoded in one genomic region:
- the CDCA7 gene encoding cell division cycle-associated protein 7: MGLPRPQRRCSGRRNLTAFRNTKLIPMETSSSSDDSCDSFGSDNFANTKRKFRTDTKEEMAKNFHEASDAESCGFSENEIQDALKLESDSEKNGKSAASEVAQRMRKCSVSLKVMKFTPRISERRTAEVEPLPEQQTPAPDSDSDSEENGAMFLEKRALNIKENKAMLAKLMAELQNVSGIFDGRKSLPTVSQGPKRLPRHSLPRSALRRNPDRSSRPHTRSRSLIEGPPSPLPEEEDDRYILVRRRKMSDEYLEHEAQTPRRGHRGAMAFPHVVRPVEEITAEELNNICGSARDKVYNRATGSTCHQCRQKTTDTKTNCRNPDCVGVRGQFCGPCLRNRYGEDVRTALLDPTWRCPPCRGICNCSFCRQRDGRCATGVLVYLAKYHGYDNVHAYLKSLKQELGMDD, from the exons ATGGGTCTGCCGCGCCCGCAG CGCCGTTGTTCAGGACGGAGAAACCTCACAGCATTCCGAAATACGAAACTGATTCCCATGGAAACATCCTCGTCCTCTGATGACAGTTGTGACAGTTTTGGTTCTGATAATTTTGCAAACACA AAACGCAAGTTTAGGACAGATACTAAAGAAGAAATGGCAAAAAATTTTCATGAAGCTTCTGATGCTGAATCCTGTGGCTTTTCAGAAAATGAGATTCAAGATGCATTG AAACTGGAATCAGATTCAGAGAAGAATGGCAAAAGTGCTGCAAGTGAGGTAGCTCAGAGAATGCGGAAATGCTCTGTTTCTCTAAAAGTCATGAAGTTTACACCTCGAATATCAGAGAGGAGGAcggctgaggtggaacctcttcctGAACAGCAAACGCCTGCTCCAGATTCAGACTCTGATTCAGAAGAAAATGGTGCCATGTTTTTAGAAAAAAGAGCTCTAAAcatcaaagaaaacaaagcaatg CTTGCAAAACTAATGGCTGAGTTGCAAAATGTTTCTGGTATCTTTGATGGAAGAAAGTCGTTGCCAACTGTGAGTCAG GGACCAAAGCGACTTCCAAGGCATTCATTACCCAGAAGTGCTTTGAGGAGGAACCCAGACAGAAGTTCACGGCCTCACACAAGATCCAGATCCCTAATTGAAGGTCCTCCTTCTCCTTTaccagaagaggaagatgacCGGTACATCTTGGTAAGAAGAAGAAAGATGTCCGATGAATACCTGGAG CATGAAGCCCAAACTCCCAGGAGGGGTCACCGTGGTGCCATGGCTTTTCCACACGTTGTGCGCCCTGTTGAGGAGATAACAGCGGAAGAGCTGAATAACATCTGTGGGTCTGCTAGAGATAAAGTGTATAACAGGGCCACG GGATCCACCTGTCATCAGTGTCGCCAGAAAACCACAGACACCAAGACAAACTGCCGTAACCCCGACTGCGTGGGAGTGCGGGGGCAGTTCTGCGGGCCCTGCCTCCGCAATAGGTATGGGGAAGACGTCCGAACGGCTTTGCTGGACCCG ACCTGGAGGTGCCCACCCTGCCGTGGAATTTGCAACTGTAGCTTCTGCAGACAGCGAGATGGCCGATGTGCTACAGGTGTCCTGGTCTATCTGGCCAAGTACCATGGCTATGACAATGTCCATGCCTACTTGAAAAG TCTGAAACAAGAACTTGGAATGGACGACTGA